A genomic stretch from Malus domestica chromosome 15, GDT2T_hap1 includes:
- the LOC103401855 gene encoding biotin--protein ligase 2-like, with translation MSFASTTSLGLSTVQSSLRNAVFSKKSNFSLPLPAAAALAMDCDPNCTLVLCGKSPAENEAAKALKNSNALKLPESTEFSIFLQSESERPVKEDAFGVDSFMSSLSTSRFGRFLLWSPRLPSTHDVVSKNFCELPVGAVCVADIQYKGRGRSKNVWESPEGCLLFSFTLQMEDGRVVPLIQYVVSLAVTEAIKDVCDKNGLPYVDVKIKWPNDLYLSGLKVGGILCTSTYKSKQFNVCAGIGLNVDNEKPTTCLNAFLRELSVTTYKFRREDVLAAFFNKFEMLYEVFINQGFQSLEEVYYRTWLHSGQRVIVQEKSEDQVVENVVTIQGLTSSGYLLAIGDDNQMCELHPDGNSFDFFKGLVRRKLD, from the exons ATGTCCTTCGCCTCCACTACCTCGCTAGGGCTTTCCACCGTACAAAGCTCACTGAGGAACGCCGTTTTCTCGAAGAAGTCAAATTTCAGTCTCCCTCTACCCGCCGCCGCCGCATTAG cCATGGACTGCGACCCGAATTGTACGCTGGTTTTGTGCGGGAAATCGCCGGCGGAGAACGAAGCTGCCAAGGCGCTGAAGAACAGCAACGCGCTGAAGCTCCCTGAGAGCACCGAGTTTTCGATTTTCTTACAATCGGAATCCGAAAGGCCGGTCAAGGAAGACGCTTTTGGAGTCGATTCGTTCATGAGCTCGCTATCTACCAGTCGGTTCGGCAGGTTCCTCCTCTGGTCTCCTCGCCTGCCTTCCACACACGACGTCGTTTCTAA GAATTTCTGTGAGCTGCCGGTCGGTGCTGTTTGTGTAGCTGATATTCAGTACAAAGGGAGAG GGCGGTCGAAGAATGTGTGGGAATCTCCCGAGGGTTGCCTTCTGTTCTCCTTTACATTGCAAATGGAGGATGGCCGAGTCGTGCCTCTTATACAGTACGTGGTTTCTCTTGCTGTCACAGAGGCGATAAAAGATGTTTGTGATAAAAAT GGCTTGCCATATGTTGATGTTAAAATAAAATGGCCAAATGATCTTTATTTAAGTGGCCTAAAAGTGGGAGGTATTTTATGCACCTCAACATATAAGTCGAAGCAGTTCAATGTCTGTGCTG GTATAGGTTTGAACGTTGATAATGAGAAACCAACTACATGTTTGAATGCATTTCTTAGAGAATTGTCGGTTACGACATACAAATTTAGAAGAGAAGATGTTCTTGCCGCCTTCTTTAACAAATTTGAGATGCTATATGAAGTTTTTATAAATCAAG GATTCCAATCTCTTGAGGAGGTATACTATAGGACATGGTTACACAG CGGACAGAGAGTTATTGTGCAAGAAAAGAGTGAGGATCAAGTGGTGGAAAATGTGGTCACTATTCAG GGTTTGACCTCATCAGGATATTTGTTAGCTATTGGTGATGACAATCAGATGTGTGAACTTCATCCTGATGGAAATAG TTTTGACTTCTTCAAGGGATTAGTCAGACGAAAACTTGACTGA